The window AAGGATGACGATGATGCGAAGGTTGATGAGATTACAAAAGATATGTTTATTAGACTTATGGAATTTGAGAGCATGAGCGTTCATCAGGACGGCAGTTTTGAGATGTACTTTTCTGATGGAGACATGTTCTGGGGTCACTGCATAATTGTAGAAGGAAATGTAAACGGAGAATTTGATTCGGCATATATCGCAGGATAATGACATGGAGCAAGTATTGGAGAATAGGTGATTTTGAAATAAGCAGGGCAATCTTATTAAAATGAGGTTGCCTTTTTTGAGCGAATTTAAAATTAAAAATAACTTTACAAGAACCTGTTAATCTGGTATTATAATCCAGAATGAAAATTCAAATTTCAGGCTATGGTGCTCCTTCCTTCTATTGATAACTTATGAGAATTAGGGGCACCGCTTTCCTGATATTTAGGAGTTGTTATGATAAATTCAATTTATTTAAGACGCAAAAACAAAATTCTTATTAAAGAAGGTAACAATAAATTACCTGATGTATATTTAGCATCTATTCTCAAAAATATTGAGGGGATAGGCTATACCTTTTCTAAAAAACTGATGGATACAATACGAACACTATCAATAGATGAATTAGAAGTTTTTTATGACTCAATAATTGCTGAGTTAAAAAAGATAGTAGGTCACAATGTAGAATATAAACCAATGTATCCTAATTTTCCTAAACAAGTAATGGATAGTGATGTATGCACTTTATATATAAATGCTATAATCCACTATATAACATTAGACTTACCCAAATGCAAAGTTCAAGAAAGAATACCGTTATTAGATAATATAAATTTAAGAGTTATTGATTTAGGCGAGGAAGAAGAGTTTAAACAAATATGTATTGATTTGTTAAGCTCAAAAACTTCTATTTCTGAAGCAGACAAAGAAGATATTAAATGGTTTGTTGAAGAATATAAAGATGATGTAAATTCAATTATTCCAAAGGACATTCCTCTTAAAGAAAATGTGGCATTATTGGCAAGTTTGTTATTAAAACATACCAATAGAGCTAATGATATTCTTTTTAATCATATAAAAACATCTACTGATGTACTTAGATTAACAGTAGCTTTGTCAGATGGAGATACTAGTTTAGCAACAAATACTAAATTTAGGAATTTTAAACGATCTGAAAGAAGACTTATATTAAGTTTGCTTGAAAACTGTAATAACATAACAGAAGATATGGTACGATATAAAAATCAATGGATACGATTAGGAGAAAAATTACATCCCTTTGAGTATAAGGGTAAATATCCAAAATCTTTTCAAGGGTTTAATATTATTCGTAATAACATAAAAATTGAAACATTTAATTCTAAAATAGAAAAAGCTTTTTTAAATAATGATATTATAAAATCAGTAGATTTACTTAAGACTCGACCGGGAGAATTTGCGAGAAGGTTAGATCAGTTGTTGCGATCAACTGAATACTGGCAATATGTTATAGACAATTTTAAAAAAGTTTGTGGTGAAATAGCATCTCCTGTATTGATGCAAGTAATCTCTCATTTTAAACATAGAAATAAAGGTAATGATCTGCGTGTATTTTTCCCAAAAGGAAACGTTGCAAAAGTATATGCTATAAAGAATAATTTAAGTTTAATAAATGATGAAGCCTGTAATAGAGTAGTTAAATTATGTGAAAATGAGCTTAGAACACGTTTTTCAAACCTACCACAATTAGGCAATGTTTACATAGATGAAAAGTTAAATGATTATATTGTACCTTTTTCACAAAGATCAGCTAGTAAAGCTCTTAGAACTATTGTAAGAGGTTCTAAGGTTGATATTTCTGATGGGAATACAATCAGATTTTTCTTATGGTGGAAAGAAGGACTTGTAGGAAATGTTCATACTGGAAGAGTAGATATTGATTTATCTGCTATTATTTATGATAAAAATTGGGCATATTTAGAGCATGCTTCATATACTAATTTAAAGTCAGATAAGTATAAAATATGTCATAGTGGTGATATTGTAGAAGCACCTAATGGGGCATGTGAATTTATTGATATAGATATAAATTCAATTATAAAATACGGTGGACGATATATAGTTATGTCTTTAAATTCATTTACGGAGCAACCTTATTGTAATCTTCCAGAATGCTATGCTGGTTGGATGATGAGACAATATCCTAATTCAGGTGAAGTATTTGAACCGGCAACAGTAAAGGATAAAATAGATGTAACAGCTGATACTAGAATTTGTATTCCTGTAATACTTGATTTAGTAGAGAGGAAAGTTATTTGGAGTGATTTAGCTCTAAAATCTAATCCATACTTGTATAATAATATTGAAGGAAATGAAAAAGGTATGGTTTTAATGGGAAAAGCTATTACAAATTTATCAAAGTTTAATCTATACCAATTATTTAAAATGCATGCTAATGCAAGAGGAACAATTATTGATGAAATAGATAAAGCAGATATTATTTTTTCTGTTGATAGAGGTATTACACCTTTTGATATTGAAAAAATAATGTCTGAATTTATGTAATGTAAAAGGTAATCTGATTTTAAATTAGATTACCTTTTTTTATTCACATATGGTATTTTGTTAGACTTTTATAAAACTTGACATAGATATATTATAGATTTATAATGAATAGTGATTCATATAAGATGAATCGCTATTCATTATAAACTTAAACCTAAGATTAAAATTAAAGAATGATTGTTTAAGTATGGAGGGATATAAATTGAAGGTTGATGAAAGAGAAAAAAGAGCAAAAATAATGGGTGAAGGTGAAATGAAAAAGGTTTTATTAAGCCTTGCTATACCTGCAATAATTGCTCAACTAGTAAATGTAATTTATAATTTAGCTGATACAGCATTTGTTGGGATGTTAAATGATACATCAGCCATGGGAGCAGTTTCTGTAGCATATCCATTAATGATGCTTCTTTCAGCTGTAGGATTAATGTTTGGTGTAGGAGCAGCTTCATATATAGCTAGATGTTTAGGAGAAAATAGAAAAGATGAAGCAGATAAAACAACATCAACTGCATTTTTTTCTGTAGTTGCAGTTGGTATTATATGTACAATCTTTGGGCATGTTTTTTTAAAGCAGATTCTTAAATCACTTGGAGCTACACAAACAATTATGCCATATGCTGTTAGTTATTCTAAAATACTAATATCAGGTTCTGTTTTTATTATGCTTAATATGACACATAACAATATGATACGTGCAGAAGGTAATGCAAAGTTTAGTATGTTTGCAATTTGCTTAGGGGCAGTTTTAAATATAATATTAGATCCAATATTTATGTTTGTATTTGATATGGGAATAAAAGGAGCAGCAGTTGCAACTGTTACAGGACAAATAGTATCAACAATTTACTTAACTCAATATTTCTTTAGAGGAAAAAGTTTTATAAAAATAGATGCTAAACTATTTAGTTTTTCAAAAAAAATATATTCTGAGATCATGAAAATAGGAATTCCAACATTTTTCATGCAGTTTTTAACAAGTATGTCTATGGGGCTTCTAAATACAGCATCAGCACCATATGGGGATACCGCAGTTGCAGCTGTTGGGATTACTCTTAGAATAGTAACTATAGGAATTTATGTGATATTTGGCTATAATCAAGGGTTTATGCCTGTTGTAGGATACAATTATGGTGCAAAAAACTATGAACGTGTATCTAAATCCATAAAATTATCTTTGATATGGACTACTGTTTTTTCAACAATTCTTTCAATAGTATGTATAACGCAAGCTGAAGCCTTAATGAAGTTTTTTACGAAGGATACTGAGGTTATATCTATTGGGGTTAACTATATTATAGCTTCAAATATATTAATACCATTTTTGGGTTTTCAATTAGTTTATGCATGTTTATTTCAAGCACTTGGAAAAAGTATTCCAGCTGGGATTTTATCTATTTCAAGACAAGGATTATTCCTTATACCATCAATAGTGATTTTACCTAGCTTTTTTGAAAGGAATATGAACTCACTTAGTTTTTTAGTAAATTTATTGCCAAATTCAATTCAGCCAGGAATGTATGGTGTAGTTTATACTCAATTTGCATCAGATACAGTCACAATAGTTATTACTAGTATTCTAGCTGTTAAAGTAAATAAACAATTAAATAACAAATCTTTAGAGAATAAAAAATCTAAGGAAATGTCATTAAGACTGCAATTAAAAAATTAAACATATATTTAATTTAAGAATAAGAACTTTTAAAGTAGGTACATCAAATAAAAACAGTGACGTAATTTACAATATAGTGTGGATTATGTAATAAAAAAAGCTATCAGATAACATATCTGATAGCTTTTGGAAGTTTACACACTTTTATTGCCTATTTCCTAGAAAAAACAAGCGTTATCTATACACATTCTCTTGAATTACTTTAATTTCTTCTCGTATACCCTGGAAATCGCCTGGCGAAAATAGGCCTTCAATAATAATAGGGGCATTGACTTGTTTAACTTTATTCAGTAGTTCCATTTGCCCACTTTCAATAATAGGGGTGCGTCCTAGTTCATCAATAAATCCACTCACATGGATGGCCTTTATATTTTTTTCATGATGATCTAAGTATTTATCAATATAGTTTTCAAAACGGATTGATCGATTAATATCTAATACACTATCAAAACCATGTTGATGAAGTGCCTCATCAAAAGTCTGCCACGATGCATGATTAGGATTTTTTATATAATAAGGAAATGAACAATGCCTAAACTGCGACCAATCCTTAATACAATCAAAGTGAAAAATGACCGCATCAATTTTCACTGTTTGAACAATCGTCTCTAGATGAGCAAATACATCTTTCGTTGCTTTATTATTTTTGTAATTGATTCCACACCAAGGCGCATGAATCATCACATTATTAAACTGTGTCAATTTTTCACATAGCTTAGGTGATGAAGCAAATTGGTGAAGCATTTTCAACGTACTAAATGCAATAACAATATGATTAAATCCTAAATCTTTGCAAATATTCAGTTTGCGTTCAGGTCCAATATCCCACAAACAGAATGCAGCTGTTGAAATAGCAATGTCACGCACTAATATTTACTCCTTTCCAGTCACTAAAATTAAGTTACTTATAATTATACTTATAAAAATATAGTATTGTCTAATTGAATATTTCAATGCTGTTCTCTTCTAAATTTAATCTTTAAATAGCTGGTTGAGAATATAAGGCGATACAACAGTAAATTATATGTATACACTCAATTATTTAGAATAATGGTATATATGATAAATATTATGTTAGATGAAATTTGTGTGAAAATCTATACTAAATATAGAATCCTTAATATTCTTTTAACGGTAAAAAACTACATAATTAAAATGGAATTACCTATAAGGTACATTTTAGGTTAATACATAGAAAAAGCAAAGCTAGAAGATGCGGGGATATTTCTAAGTATGGGATAGTAAACTTGTCATTGGTATCATATTTATTAAAGTAACTAGTCGTGAATTAGGGTAAAAGCTTAATAAAAAACAAGTCCAATAAATATGGACTTGAATTTGTAATACTATCAACTTTAGTAAAATATTAATCTACTTCATAACAAATTTGAGTGACAAAATCTTTTTCAGATACTAATGATTCTGTGCTCCTAAGATAAATTTCGTAGGTAAATCCTGTTGGATTAAAATTTGACTCTGATATCCATTTTTCTATTGCGTAATAGGCGAGGCCGATATTCTCATAGCTTCCAATGTGGATGGTGGATACTATTGTGTGAGAAGGTATTTTATGAATTTCAATATTACTATCATCTTTTCTAATTTCAGCTAAAAAATTTTTTTCATCAAATGTGCTAGCGGAGTTTACTTTTATTGGAACGAAAAATTCTACATTCAGATTTTCTTCGTTGAAATCTTCACTAAGAAAATTTGTAAAAGGTGTATTGAATGTATACAGGTTATTTTTTAAAGCATAATCATATAGTTCATCTATAGTTTTGTCCATTTCATGTATAGAAATTGAAGCTCTCTTTTTTATAACATATTGTTCTTGTGCTGTGCCGTAGAGAATAGAGTAAGTGTTCATATCTTTAATACTTTCAATTCCTTTTTTGAGATACATTTCCATTTCTTCAAGGATATCTGTTTTAGCTCTAACAGATTTATTGATTAAATTAATTTTTTCCTTTACCATTTTTTTTAAGAATATATCATCATTAGTAAGTATATCTTTAATCTCTTCCAACGAAAAGTCATACTTTTTAAGCTTTACTATTTCCATGGCTGTACTTACTTGTGAATCAGAATAATATCTGTAATTGTTCATTGAATCAATAGTCTGTGGCTTTAATAGACCTATTTTATCATAGTGTCTAAGCATCCGAGGTGACAATCTAGTGAGTTTTGAAAATTGGCTTATAGAGTACATGTAATCACCTTCTAATTTTTATTAATAGGTTGTTGTTGAGTTACACAATGAATCATACCACCATATTGATATAAATCTCTTACATCAATACCGATAACTTCTTTATTGGGATATAATTCTTGTAAAATAGCATTTGCATTTTCATCATTTTCATCATTATAATTTGGAACTAATACAACTTTATTGCCGATATAGAAGTTTGCATAAGACCCTTTATATCCTAAATCTTTTCCGTTTTCTAGCACAACATTATGCTTTGATAAAGGTAAATAAATATATTCATATGGATTTCCATTAACATCTTTAGCTTCTAATAATGTATTTATATCTTTTTCACTTACACCCCACTCAATAAGATCTTGTTCATTCATTGTAAGAATTGTTGACTTATCATAAAATTTAGCAAATCCATCTATATGAAAATCTGTTATATCTTGACCAGCAACTCCATCTAACCATATAACATTACTAACCCCATAATATGTTTCTATATATTGTTCAATTTCTTTTTCAGTTAAATTTGGATTTCTATTTTTATTTACAACAGCGCTTCGTGTAGATAAACAGGTACCATTTCCATCAAATTCAACTGCACCACCCTCAAGAATAACTTCATGTATATCTATTAGAGGAATACTAAGAGCTTTACTTAGGCTTTCAGGTATTTTACTACATTTTTTATAAGAAGCTTTCTTTCCCCAACCGTTAAAACCCCAATCTGCCATTAGAAGATTATCTTCTTTATCATATACAAAGATAGGTCCATTATCTCTAACCCAAACATCGTCAGTTGGATATACATAAAAATCAACTTTGTCTATATCTATATTTTCTTGAATTAAAAGATTTTCTATACGATTCTTTTCTTTTTCATTATATACGATTATGTGAACATTTTCTCCTAGTGTTAAGCCTCTAGTCATCTCTACCCAAATAGGATCAAGTTTATCCTTAAAACCTTTTCCGTATGTATAATCATGTGGCCATTGCAACCATGTTCCTTCGTGTTTCTCATCTTCGAAAGGGAACACATATTTTGTATTATGTGTGTTATCTGCTTTAGTCAATGATTTTTCTTCTTTTTCCGCTATGTTACCTGTAGGACTTGTACAGCCAACACATAGCATACAAATCATACTTACAATTATTGAATACCTTGACAATATCTTTTTCCTATACATTTTTTATCGCTCCTTTTATAATGTGTATTTTGCTATATCAATAGTATAAACTTTGACACTATGTTAAAGTCAAGAAAATCTAATTAATTATTTTAAGTTCCATGTAATTGTTCTTTGATGTATGTAAATCATAATTGAGTGAAAAGTCTCCATAATTACGAAGCTGAGGCTAACTTGAATAGCAATAAATTAGATTTGAAATTTATATATATGAAATGATGGTTGACAGGAAAATAATGCAGTGTTATACTTAGTTCATACTCGAACGAACAGAAGGTGAGATTATGAATTACGATTGTATAGTTCTAAAACTTAGAGATGTGACAACACTTACTGATAAGTTTTACGCAAAGAGAATAAAAGAACAGGGGCTCCCTATTTTGATGAATCATATACCTCTTTTCTACATTTTATCTGGATCTGAGAAACCATTAGCTTTCACAGAGATATTCAATATGTGGGGTATATCAAAATCATCATTGTCAGAAGTAATAAACAAATATCACAAAATGGGATTTATTGAGAAGTTTTCTTCAGCTGATGATAAAAGATCATTCACAGTAGCTCTTACTGAAGAAGGAAAAGAAATTAGAGCTGTTTTAAGTAAGTTGGAAGATGAATTATTAAGCAAGTTTTATTCAAACTTTGGAGATAGCATGCGAGAAAACTTCGAAAATAATGTTGAGAAAGTGATAGAAAATTTAAGAGATATATAAATACTCGAAAGAGTATTTTTATTTAAATATATAGTTCGTACGCGAACTAAATATATTTCTAAAGGAGAATTAATTATGAATCAAGTGATAAGCACGATCAAGAAAAGAAGAGAGAAGTGGAGGTGACTATGAAAAATTTAAAAAGATTTATAGCTTTCCTAATCATTTTATCTGGTATTGGACATATATGTATTGCTCTGATTTTTGATAATCAGTCAATGTTCATGCAAATGATTGGAGGAGGAATCATCTACCTGATATTAGGAGTGTTAGTGTGGCAGGGTAACAAGCGTTCATTAATTATTACAAAAATGATAATGTTGTTAGCAGGAATTGGTTCATCACTTACTATTAATGAAATTGGATACCCTGTAAACGTAATGTTTTATTTTGTAGGATTAAATTGCACTGTTATATTACTATCAGCTGTATATTTATTTCGCATGAAGTTCGTATACGAACAAACTATAAGAGAAGGAGAATAAAAAAATGAATGAAGTAATAAAAACGATCAAAAAGAGAAGGATGACTAGAAAGTTTAGGAGTGAACAAATAACAGATAAACATATCATAGAAATCATTGATGCAGGACAACATGCACCATCAGTTCGTAAGCAACAGGCATGGAATTTTACAATTATTCAGGATCAGGAGTTGCTTGATGAGTTAAGCAGAGAAGCAAAAAAGATTGGTCAAAAATCACCCGTTGATGTTATTCGTAAGTTAAACAGTAAAGAAGACTATCATATTTTTTATAATGCGCCAACGGTAATAATGGTATCGGCAGACCAAGAAGCAATGATGCCAGAACCAGAATGTATTGCAGCTACTCAAAATATGTTGCTTGCTGCTGAGTCGATGGATATTGGAGCATGTTGGATTTCTGCATTAAATATGCTTCTAAATAGTGAAGATGGAGAGAAGTACAAGAAAAAGTTGAATCTAGAGGACAATCAAATTCCTCAGCTTGCTATTTCATTAGGCAAGATTGAGTCAAGACCTAAACAGGCATATCCACGTAAAGATGGAAAATATAAGTTTATTAGATAAAGAGAGGTGAAAATCATGAGAGGTATAGTTTATTATTATTCTAGTACAGGTAATACAAAGTTAGCAGTAAATTATTTGAAAAAGCATATACTGAATGCAGAAATAGATCTGTGTGATATAGCTAATGAGAAGATCGTTATTCCAGATGACTATGATATTGTAGGATTTGCTTCGTTTGCTGAATATCTCGGGCCACCAACATTGATGAAGAACTTTATTGAATCATTAAGTATGCAAAATGGTAAGCCTGCATTTGTTCTCAATACATTCGGCGGTTTTACAGGACAAACTCAGACTGAATTCGCAAAACAAGTAGAAGCAAGAGGTTTCAGAGTTGTTGTAGGACATTCATTAAAGATGCCAATGAATTACCCACCAATGAAGAGGAAAGGAAAACACTCTGAGAATGCGCCTACTACAAAAGATATGTCTAATTTTAATGATTATATTGGTAGAATTGGAAAAAGTATTAGTCAAATTGAAAAGGGTGAAGAGCTAAAGTCTATATTTGGAGCTTTTAGTTTAAAAAAACTAGTGCCAAGTATGAGTAGAGATAAGGTGAAGAAAGATTTCGGAATCCAACAGATCGATAAAGAAAAATGTATAAATTGTGGCAATTGTGCAAGAGTCTGTGGATATAATGCAATTGAAATGAGTCCTAGTCCTGTAGTCGATCATAACAAGTGTAACGGATGCTGGGCTTGTTACAATCAATGTCCAAAGCAAGCAATTCATGCAAGGAGTTTCAAAGGCGAACACCAGTACAAAGGTCCATCTAAAGAGCTAATTGACAGAATGAGTTAAATAAAAGTTTCTATTACAAATCTATAGTTATTGAAATGAAAAATTATATCTTATAAAACAGAAATTCTTAACACGTCCCTGATTATATAAAATGGGGCGTGTTTTTCTATATTTTTAATATAAAGTAGTATTACAGTTTATGATTATAATACCAATCTTGTTAAGAAACTTACAGTATTATAATGCGTATAATGGTATTAGGTATATAAGGTATTAGGAGGGAAAAATGTATAAATTATATTTTATGCCACATGATAATAAATTAGAATGTATACAGGTACAAGATATGAGATCGAATATAAATGTACGAGGCTATATCAGGAAAATTGACAAAATTATAGAAAGAACAGGAAGATATGATTTAGCATTAAACAAAATGATGAAAGATATTAATTCTTATAAACATAAACTTAATCAGATTAATAAATTTAATTTGGATAGAATCTGTAGAAAATTTAATGAATTAGTAATTAAACATGGAGAAGTATATAAAGACTTACATTATTTTAGAAATACATTAAATAGAACTCCAAAAACACTAGAAGAAATGTTGAAACTTAATAAAAAACTTTCTAAAAAAAGAAAATGGCGCTTATTAGGACCAGAAAAATCAATATTCCATATGTATGGTAAGGATGGAATATTTAATTTGAAATTTGTATCACATGATGGCAAATTCGAAGCTGTTTACAATAAAAAAGGAGAATTATTAACAGAAGCAAATGATTCAATTAATATGGGAACATACAATTATGCAGATCCAGATGATACAATAAAACATTTTATATATGATGTTGTTCCATATTTAAAATGGGGTAATACACCAAATAGTTTAGAACCTGATCTACATGATGCCAGTGAAAATTTATTAAAGTTTAAAATGAACAAATATGCTAAAAAGCGCTATGAAAAAGTTCGTAAACAAATAGAAGGTAAATAAACATACTAAAATACTATTTAGTTAATGTTGTTTAAGAATATAGATAAATTCGATTGAATTTATCTATATTAAGGGTTGTTTTAATTTTTAAAGCATTATTTTCACAATTTCACATATTTTGATGATAATTCTATGATATTTGTTTTATAAAATGTAAACAAATATTAGGAAGGTTGTTCACAATCAAAAAAACTGGAGGTAATATACATATGAAAAAGAATTTGAAAATTTTAGGGCTGGTAGGGGTGATAGTATCAAGTTTTATAATACTAGCTTTTGCTGAACAAGATGCACAAATGGATAAAATAAATAGTTCAAAAAAATCAAAAATTGAAATTAAACAACTTACTAAGGAAGAAAGAATACAAATGGTAGAAGAAAGTATAAATAAGTTAGAAAACAAATATGAAGAAAGATTAATATCTGAAGAAACATATAATGCAAAAAAAATGAATTTCAATAAGATAATTGAGAATTTAAAAAATGGAAAAGGTGAGTTTAAACAGCTTACTAAGGAAGATAGAATAAGACAGTTAGAGGAGAGTGTACATAAATTAGAGAAAAAATATGAAGAAGGATTAATTTCAAAAGAAAAATATGAAGAAAAAAAAACATACTTAAATGAACGAATTGAAAATGAACGTGAGCTAAATGAGATTACAATCGATAATATAAATAACTATAAGGTTGGTATGAATCAAGTTACAATTGATGTAAATGGTGAAGATAGAAGGTTTAAGTTTTATGTACCTGAAAATTTAGCGAGTGAGGGTGTTTCTTTAGTATTCAGATTTCATGGGTCTAGCAATCCTGAAGGGGATCCGACTGATGGAATAACTAAAAATTATATATTAAATAAGATTGCAAATGATGAAAATATTATAGTAGTATATCCAGAAGGATATATAGAATATGGATCGAAGGGTTGGAATAATACTGAAAAGAACTTAGCTTTTTTTGATGAAATGCTAAAATATTTCGAAGAGACATTTGATAACATAGATTCTAACAGAATATATACATGTGGTCACTCTAGTGGAGCAATCTTTTCATATGCTTTAGCAGGATTTAGAGAAGATAAAATTGCAGCAGCAGTTCCAGTTTCAGGACAATACTGTTTAACTAAGCATCCAGAAAAGAATACTTTTACAGATAATAATGTATCTGTTCCTATTAGAGCTTATAATGGAATCGATGATGGAATTGTAAATCATGAAGCAGCTTATAATAATATGAGTATTTGGTCAGAAAAAGAAAATAAAGGGGGTTCTTCTAATGTAGAAGAAAAATCTTTGAATATAGGTAACTATAATATTAATGTTAAAAAATGGAATGAAGGAATATCAGATTTAGAAATGTACTCTATAAAAGGTACTGGACATGGGATTTCTTGGGATACTATTGCACAGTCAATGTGGGAATTTATGAAAAATCATCCAAAGAATAAATAGCTTTAGTAGAAAATCTCAAAGAACATAAGATGAATAATTATATTATGTTAAAATATAAGTATGGTATTATCAATATAATATCCATACTTATGTTTTATTAATTAGATATAATTTAAATTTGAAAGGAAATAGAATGAAATGTATAATGTTTTTCTTGTGGAAGATGAAAAAAACTTAAATGATATATTGGTGTTTTACTTAGAAAATGAAGGATATAAAGTTAAAAGTTTTGTATGTGGACTGGATGCGGAAAAATATGTACAACAAGAGCCTCACTTGTGGATATTGGATATTATGCTTCCAGATATGGATGGATATGAACTTATTAATAGGATAAAAAAACAAAATCAAGACACCCCTGTAATCTTTATATCAGCAAGAGATGAAGAGTTAGATCGGGTAATAGGTTTGCAAATGGGAAGTGATGATTACATAGCAAAGCCTTTTCTTCCTATGGAGTTGATTATAAGAACAAGAAATCTCCTAACAAGAATTTATAAAAATAAGAAAAATTCTAAGGTTACAAATCTACTAATAAATGATACATATACTATTGATTTTAATAAAAGGATGGTTTTTAAAGGTGATGAAAAAATTGATGTTACTTCAAAGGAATTTGATTTTTTATCTATTATAATTAATAATAAAAATAATGCTTTGTCCAGAGAAGATATAATAAATAAAATTTATGGTGAAGATTATTTTGGAAGTGATAGAACTATTGATGATTTAGTCAGAAGAGTAAGAAAGAAACTACCTGAAATGAGAATCGAGACTATATATGGATATGGTTATAGGTGGTGTGAGGGTGAAGATTAAGTCTTTAAATTTTCGTTTAATAATATCTTTTGGTGTAATTATTTGTGTTTTTTCATTAATAATATTTTTACTTTTAATAAGAGCTTTTAATAATTATTATTATGAAGATATTTACAGAACTTTAGAAGAAAATGAAGCTATTATTAAAACCACTAATATTAATGATTTCATAAAAAATAAAGACCAAGATATAAGAAAAATAGAAGAAAAAGTATGGCTTAAAAAGGAAGATAATGTTCTTGTAAGAAAATTTAATGATAATATTAGTTTTATAACGGAAGAAATATTAGTGAAGGTTGAAGAGGACATAAAGAAACAAAATGAAGTCAGTAAAAGATATGTGATGGATGTAGATGATAGAGAATTATTCTATGTTATAAAAAGATACCAAGATTTATTTGGGAAAAAGACATCAAATGGTTATTGTTACTATAAAGTAACTTTTAAATGGAAGGTAGAAGATTATACTCTTGAAAAGCGGTTGTTTAAACAAATAGCTATTTCATTTATTTTAGCGATAATAATGATGTTTTTAGTTGCATTTTATCTGTCTAG is drawn from Tepidibacter hydrothermalis and contains these coding sequences:
- a CDS encoding TerD family protein, which encodes MINSIYLRRKNKILIKEGNNKLPDVYLASILKNIEGIGYTFSKKLMDTIRTLSIDELEVFYDSIIAELKKIVGHNVEYKPMYPNFPKQVMDSDVCTLYINAIIHYITLDLPKCKVQERIPLLDNINLRVIDLGEEEEFKQICIDLLSSKTSISEADKEDIKWFVEEYKDDVNSIIPKDIPLKENVALLASLLLKHTNRANDILFNHIKTSTDVLRLTVALSDGDTSLATNTKFRNFKRSERRLILSLLENCNNITEDMVRYKNQWIRLGEKLHPFEYKGKYPKSFQGFNIIRNNIKIETFNSKIEKAFLNNDIIKSVDLLKTRPGEFARRLDQLLRSTEYWQYVIDNFKKVCGEIASPVLMQVISHFKHRNKGNDLRVFFPKGNVAKVYAIKNNLSLINDEACNRVVKLCENELRTRFSNLPQLGNVYIDEKLNDYIVPFSQRSASKALRTIVRGSKVDISDGNTIRFFLWWKEGLVGNVHTGRVDIDLSAIIYDKNWAYLEHASYTNLKSDKYKICHSGDIVEAPNGACEFIDIDINSIIKYGGRYIVMSLNSFTEQPYCNLPECYAGWMMRQYPNSGEVFEPATVKDKIDVTADTRICIPVILDLVERKVIWSDLALKSNPYLYNNIEGNEKGMVLMGKAITNLSKFNLYQLFKMHANARGTIIDEIDKADIIFSVDRGITPFDIEKIMSEFM
- a CDS encoding agmatine deiminase family protein, with translation MYRKKILSRYSIIVSMICMLCVGCTSPTGNIAEKEEKSLTKADNTHNTKYVFPFEDEKHEGTWLQWPHDYTYGKGFKDKLDPIWVEMTRGLTLGENVHIIVYNEKEKNRIENLLIQENIDIDKVDFYVYPTDDVWVRDNGPIFVYDKEDNLLMADWGFNGWGKKASYKKCSKIPESLSKALSIPLIDIHEVILEGGAVEFDGNGTCLSTRSAVVNKNRNPNLTEKEIEQYIETYYGVSNVIWLDGVAGQDITDFHIDGFAKFYDKSTILTMNEQDLIEWGVSEKDINTLLEAKDVNGNPYEYIYLPLSKHNVVLENGKDLGYKGSYANFYIGNKVVLVPNYNDENDENANAILQELYPNKEVIGIDVRDLYQYGGMIHCVTQQQPINKN
- a CDS encoding MerR family transcriptional regulator, which translates into the protein MYSISQFSKLTRLSPRMLRHYDKIGLLKPQTIDSMNNYRYYSDSQVSTAMEIVKLKKYDFSLEEIKDILTNDDIFLKKMVKEKINLINKSVRAKTDILEEMEMYLKKGIESIKDMNTYSILYGTAQEQYVIKKRASISIHEMDKTIDELYDYALKNNLYTFNTPFTNFLSEDFNEENLNVEFFVPIKVNSASTFDEKNFLAEIRKDDSNIEIHKIPSHTIVSTIHIGSYENIGLAYYAIEKWISESNFNPTGFTYEIYLRSTESLVSEKDFVTQICYEVD
- a CDS encoding MATE family efflux transporter codes for the protein MKVDEREKRAKIMGEGEMKKVLLSLAIPAIIAQLVNVIYNLADTAFVGMLNDTSAMGAVSVAYPLMMLLSAVGLMFGVGAASYIARCLGENRKDEADKTTSTAFFSVVAVGIICTIFGHVFLKQILKSLGATQTIMPYAVSYSKILISGSVFIMLNMTHNNMIRAEGNAKFSMFAICLGAVLNIILDPIFMFVFDMGIKGAAVATVTGQIVSTIYLTQYFFRGKSFIKIDAKLFSFSKKIYSEIMKIGIPTFFMQFLTSMSMGLLNTASAPYGDTAVAAVGITLRIVTIGIYVIFGYNQGFMPVVGYNYGAKNYERVSKSIKLSLIWTTVFSTILSIVCITQAEALMKFFTKDTEVISIGVNYIIASNILIPFLGFQLVYACLFQALGKSIPAGILSISRQGLFLIPSIVILPSFFERNMNSLSFLVNLLPNSIQPGMYGVVYTQFASDTVTIVITSILAVKVNKQLNNKSLENKKSKEMSLRLQLKN